Sequence from the Rhodanobacter sp. genome:
CGTACCACAGGCCGGCGGGGCTGATGCTGCCGTGCACATCCAGCTTGTCCACGATGCTGAGCCAGTACAGCAGGCCCAGCAGGGCCAGCAGCAGCGCGTCCAACCCGCGTTGCGAGCGCGATGCGTGCGGGTCGCCGAAGGTCGCCGCCACGTACAGCAGCGGGGTGCTGTAGCCGACGAACAACAGGTAGGTGTAGTTCGTCATGTCCACCAGCGAGTACAGCCAGTCGATCTGCACCAGCAGGGACGCCACGCCCAGCGTCCACACCGCGAGGCTGGCGGTGAGGGCCAGGATCAGCGGGCGCGGATACGTGGAACGGAACACCAGCCGCACGCACCAGGCGGTGGTGGCGAGGGCGACGAGGAATTGCAGGTGGTACGACCAGTGATCCGTCTGCTCCGGCGCAATCCACAGGCCGCAGGCCAGCAGCGCCGGCAGCGCGGCCAGCGCGAGGGTGTATCGCAAAACGGTTTGCCGGTTGGAGGCGTTCATCGGCTGGGACGGCAGTACGGGGCCATGGCGTCGGCGCAGCATGGGCAAAGCCGGCCGCCGCTGCAAGCCGGCGCGTGCCTGTCCGGCATGAGCCTGGCGTCTGCGCGTCAGTGCGCGGCGGCGCAGTGAAGGATTACGCCGGCCTCAGCGCTTCGCCGGCGTGCCGCGCAGCGGCGCGGTCGAGCCGCGCACCACCAGCTCCGGACTGAAACCCTCGTTGCCCTCTTCCAGCGGCTCGCCGTTTGCCGCGCGCTGCAGGTTGCCGATCAGCCGCTGCGCCGCATGGCGGGCGATCTCCTCGGTGGCCTGCCGCGCGGTGGTGAGCGCGGGCCAGGACTGCTTGGAGAACGGGCTGTCCTCGAAGCCGGCGATCGACAGCTCCCACGGCACGCTGATGCCGCCGGAATGTGCCGCGGCCAGCACGCCGGCGGCGATCTCGTCGTTGGAGCCGAAGATCGCGGTGGGGCGGTCCTTCAGCGCCAGCAGCTTGCGCGCGCCGCGGAAGCCGTCGTCGAACGAGTAGTCGCCCGGCAGGATCAGCTTGCGGTCCAGCGCGATGCCGTAATCCTTCAGCGCGTCCTCGTAGCCCTGGTAGCGCTCGGGGCTGGAGCGGTGGTCGCGGCCGCCCCACAGGAAGCCGATGCGGGTGTGGCCGAGCTGGATCAGGTGCTCGGTGATCGCGTAGGCGGCGTCGCGGTCGTCCACGTAGACGCAGGGGTAGCCGTCCTGCGGATCCTTGCGCGCGGAGATGATGCGCATGAACGGGATCTTCGCCGCCGCCAGCTTGCGGATCAGCTCCGGCTGCTCCGACATCGGCGGCGCCAGCACCATGCCGGCCAGCCGCGCCTGCGCCGCCAGCGACACCAGCTCGTCGGCCAGCCGCGGCGAGGTGGAGTCGCAGGGGTGGATCTGCAGGCCGTAGCCGTTGGCGCGGCACGCACCCAGCACGCCGCTCTGCATGCTGATGACGTAGTGCGCGTTCGGGTTGTCGTAGACCAGGCCCACCGCGTAGGCGCGCGTGCTGCGCAGGCTGCGCGCGGACGGGTCGGGCCGGTAATCCAGCGCCTCGATGGCGCGCTGCACCTTCTCGCGCGTGCGCGCATGCACCGAGGGTTCGTTGTTGATGACGCGCGAGACGGTCTTGAGCGATACGCCCGCCTGCTCGGCTACATTCTTGATGGTAGCGTTGCGCAAACGCGTGGTCTCAGTGAGGGAAGGGGGCGCGCCGGGCGGCCAGCCGGCCGCGCCGGCACGCCGCACAGTCTAGCGGACGCTTGCGCGCCTGCCGCATGCGCGGCTCAGCCGGTGCGCTGGCCGACGCGGTGTCCGCGCAAGCCGTAGTACAGGATGTAGAGGTAGCACGGCACGATGACCAGCAGGAACGCCAGCTGGAAATTGATGGCTTCCTTGAGGTGCACGAAAACCTGCGGAATCAGCGCGCCGCCGACGATGCCCATGATCAGGAAGGCCGAGCCCACTTCGGTATGGCTGCCCAGCCCCTTGATCGCCAGCGGGAAGATCGCCGGCCACATCATCGCGTTGGCGAAACCCAGCGCGGCAACAAACGTCACCGAGGCGTAGCCCGCGGTCGCGTAGGCGCCCACCGTGAGCGCCACGCCCAGCACCGCGGACACGGCCAGGTAGCGCTGCTGCGAGACGAAGCGCGGGATCAGCGCAAGGCCCACGATGTAGCCAAGCAGCATGGCGAACATCGTGTAGGCGGTGAAATGCTTGGTGGCGTCCAGCGGCAGGCCGAGGCCCTGGCCGTAGATGCCGATGGCGTCGCCGGCCATCACCTCCACGCCCACGTACACGAACAGGCAAAGCACGCCCAACCACAGGTGCGGAAAGCTGAAGATGCTGCGGCCGGTGTGTCCGATTGCATGCTCGTCGTTCGCGCCGGACGGCTTGATCTCCGGCAGGTTCGAGCGGACCACCCAGATCGCCAGCACCACCAGCACTGCGGCCATCGCCATGTACGGCGCGTAGACGCGCGCGGCAAAACCATTGAGCAGCGCATCGCGCGCCGCGAGCGTGGGCGCGGCCTTCACCTGCTGGTCGAGCGTGTCGATGCCGCTGAGCACCAGCGCACCGAACACCAGCGGGGCGAGGAAACCGGCGAACTTGTTGCAGATGCCCATGAAGGCGATGCGCTGCGCGGCGCTGTCGATCGGGCCCAGGATGCTGATGTAGGGATTGGACGAGGTCTGCAGCAGGGACAGCCCCGCGCCGATCACGAACAGGCCAACCAGTGCGCCGTGGTAATTACGCAAGTTGATGAACTCGCCGAACATCACTGCGCCGACCGCCATCACGAACAGGCCCAGCGCCATGCCGCGCTTCATGCCGGTGCGCTTGAGGATCGCCGCCGACGGCAGCGCCAGCACGAAGTACGACAGGTAGAACGCCACCGGGATCAGGAAGGCGCTGACGTCGTCCAGGCTGAAAGCCAGCTTCACGAAGATCGTCAGCGGCCCGTTGAGCCACGTGAAGAAACCCATGATGAAGAACAGCACGCCGATCATGATCATCGGCCCGATGTAGGAGCGTTCGGACGGCGCGGCCGCCTGCGTGCTTGCCATGAGTCTCTCCCCGTGATGATGCGCATGCGAAGCGGCACCCCAGTGCCGCCGAAGCCCCTTTATTGGCCTCAAAGTCCATCGTTGTCAACTGGGCGCCGCGCCAGGCCTGCGGCCAGCCGCCGCCAAGCGGCCTTTGCCGCGGGTTAGGCCGGCACGCGGAACCGTCGCGGCGAAGTGCGTCACCGGTCCGGTGCGGCGCCCTACGTGCCGTGCGCGATGTATCCGCCAAAAGCGGCCATGTCCCCTGATATCGCCCGCGCAGGCGCCCCGCCGGCCGCCCGCGGCGGCCGCTCGCCGGTATTCGCCGGACAACCCCTGCCACGAGTCATGTTGCGGTCGGCGCACGGCCTTATGAAAATTTCGGGACAGTCACTTGACAACGTTGTCATGACAATTCCAGACTCCCTTGCCATCGCCAGCCGAAAGCCGCGCGCACATCGCGCGCCGCGCCGACTGGCCGCAGCGGAGATCGGGGGAAGCCACGTGGGAGAGTTCGCCAGCCAGCGTCATGCCGCCCGGACGGTGCCGCCGACGGTGCCGCATGGCGTGCTAGACCAGGCCGAGCCGTTCCTGGCCGCCGACGTCGGCGGTACCCACGCGCGTATCGGCCTGATGCGCGCCACGCCGGGCGAGCAGCCGCCGGTCAGCGTGCTGCACTACCACCGCTACAGCTGCGCCGACTGGGCCGACCTCGGCACGGTGTTGAGCGATTTCATGGCGCAACTGCCGTCCGCCGGCCATGCCGACCTCGCCGCGCGCGTGCGTCGCTGCGTGGTGGCCAGCGCCGGCGTGGTGCTGGACGACCGCATCGTCAACGAGAACCTGCCCTGGCCGGTGTCCATCGGCGCGCTGCGCGAACAGCTCAAGCTGGCGCAGCTGAAGGTCATCAACGACTTCGAGGCGGTGACCTGGGCCACCCAGTTCCTGGGCATGGACGAGACCTTGCCGGTGATCGACGTCGCGCAGCCTGCGGCCCGCGGCCCGGTGCTGGTGATGGGGCCGGGTACCGGCCTGGGTTCGGCGGTGCTGCTGCCGCGCGCCAGCGGCCACGCGCAGGTGCTGCCCACCGAAGCCGGCCAGATCGCGCTGGCGCCCGGCAACGAGCGCGAGATCGAGATCCTGCGCATCCTCGCGCGCGGCCGCGCCTACGTCTCCTGCGAGGAGGCGCTGTCCGGCCCCGGCCTGCTCAACGTCTACCACGCCTTGTGCGAACTGCGCGATTGCCCGGTGTCGCTGATGACCCCGGCGGAGGTCACCGGCGCCGCATTGGCCGGCCACGATGCCGCCGCGAAGGAAACGCTGCAGGTTTTCTGCGGCTTGCTGGGCAGCTTCGCCGGCGACCTCGCGATGCTCTACGGCGCCAGCGGCGGCGTGTTCCTCGCCGGCGGCATCCTGCCGCAGATCCACGGTTTCCTGCGCGCCAGCACGTTCGCCGACCGCTATTTCAACAAGGGCGTGATGCGCGCCTGGCTGCAAAAAGTTCCCGTACGACTGATTGAGCACGGCCAGCTAGGTGTCATCGGCGCCGCCGGCTGGTTTCTGGAGGAACGGCAGGGAGAACAGGCCATGCCACCGCTCTAGCGACACGGCGCCGAACGCCACAACCGAAGTCAACCAAGCAAGTCAACACGACCCACGGTCATCGACCGATCCAGCCTCTGAGGGGAGGAAACCATGAACCATCGCAAGACACTGCTTGCCGCGAGCATCGTCGCCGGCCTGTGCCTGTCCGTCGGCGCGTATGCGCAGGACGGCACCCAGAACACGCAAACCACGAACAGCCAGGACGGCAAGACGTCCGGCAAGAAGGACGTGACCCAGCTCAACACGGTCACCGTGACCGGCATCCGCAACAGCGAAGAATTGTCGCTCGACACCAAGCAGGCCGCCGAATCGCATGTCGAGGTCGTCTCGGCCGAAGACATCGGCAAGCTGCCGGCCAAGAACGTGGCCGACACCATCGCCCAACTGCCGGGCGTGAACATCGCCGACGCGGCAGGTGCCGAAGGCGGTTTCGACGAAGCCGACCGCGCCAGTATCCGCGGCAGTGCGCCCTCGCTGACCTTGACCACCGTGAACGGTCACGGCATCGCCTCGGGCGACTGGTTCGTGCTCGGCGGCGGCGGTACCCGCAGCGTCAGCTACGCCATGCTGCCGTCGGAAGTCGTCAGCCAGGTGGTGGTGCACAAGACCTCCGAAGCCAACCAGCTCGAGGGCGGTGCGGCAGGCTCCATCGACATCATCACGCGCAAGCCGCTGGAATTCGCCAAGCCGTTCTCCGCCGAAGCCAGCGTTGGCGGCGTGTACTCCGACTTGCCGAGCAGCACCAAGCCGCAATTCAGCGGCCTGGTCAACTGGAAGAACGACGACAACACCTTCGGCATCCTGGGCCAGGTCTTCTACGAGGAGCGCGAACTGCAGCGCGACGGCCAGGAAATGCTCGGCTACTCGTATCTGCCCACCGGTTCGGTGGCCGCCAACCAGTTGGGTCTCGGCGCCGCCACGCCCGGCAGCGCCAGTACCGGCGTGTTTTACCCCAACCTGCCGGGCGCGGCCTTGTTCACCCAGCAGCGCAAGCGCAAGGGCGCCTCGGTGGATCTCGAATGGAAGCCGCTCGACAACCTGACGTTGAATCTCGACGGCTTCTACTCGCACATGGATGCGACCGACTACAACCGCAACTACATGCTGCGCACGCGCGACCAGTTGCCCAAGGACACGCTGACCAGCTACACCATCAACGGCAACGTGCTCACCAGCGCGGCGATGGCGCCCAACAGCGCCATTTCGCAAGGCATCTACGACATGATTTCGCGTCCCGGCGAGAGCGAATCCAGCCAGTACGTCACGCTGGATGCCGCCTGGCAGGCCACCCAGAACCTGAGCTTCAAGTTCCAGGGCGGCACCACCAAGGGCACGGGCAATACCCCGACCCAGAATGTGATGGAAATGGACACCGGCTACGGCGAGCCCGCCAGCTACGCCATGAATGGCCTCGGCAAGCCGGTGGACTGGACGCTGGGCGGCAACAACAGCGCCTTCAATCCGGCCACGATGGGGCTCGACTGGATCTTCGGCGAGCAGAACATCCACGTGGTGGACAAGGAACACTGGTTCCAGGCCGACGGCGAATTCGACTTCGACGACGCCGGCGCGCTGTCCTCGCTGCAGTTCGGCGTGCGCTATTCGCGCCACACGCACGACAGCCCGACCGACGTCGCGCAGGGTCCCAACTGGGCCTCGGCCGTGCAGTTCGGCCAGAACTCCACGATCTACCCGGCAGCGGGCGGCAACTACCCGTCCGGTTTCGCCAGTGATCTGGGCGTCGGTTCGATGCCGGGCAACATCTGGTATTGGACGCCGGCCCAACTGGCGGCGATGAACGCGGCCTACGCCAACCGCGCCGTGACCGGCGACACCAGCTCGCGCCTGTATCCGAACGGCATGTACTCCATGACCGAGAAGAACGACGCGGCCTACATGCAGCTGAACTTCTCGGGCAGCAACTGGGGCGGCAACTTCGGCCTGCGCTACGTCGGCACCGACGAGAACGTGGGTTACACCAGCCCCTCCATCGTCGAGGCCGACCACAGCGCGGTCCAGTTGACATCGGCCTTCTACCCGAACGGCTGGTACTGGAATTACTACAAGCATCACTACAGCAAGCTGCTGCCCAGCTTCAACCTGAAGTTCAACTTGAACAGCGACGGCAGCCTGTTGGCGCGCTTCGCCGCCTCGCAGACCTTGACCCGGCAGGACTACGGCCAGTTGGCCGGCTTCCTGAATCTGAACGACCCGGTGACGGCCAGCGCCATCGGCTCCGGCAGCGGCGCGAATCCGTATCTGAAGCCGCTGATCTCGACCAACTTCGACGCTTCGCTGGAGTGGTACTTCGCGCCGCGCGGCCTGTTGTCGGCCAGTGTGTACGAGATGGATCTGCACAACTACTACGACTACGGCGCAGTCACGCGGACCTACCTCAACAACTACCTGACCTACAACAAGACCAACAACCCGACCGGTGCGCCCATCTACAGCCAGTACCTGGTCAGCGTGCCGGTCAACGTCAACGGCACCCTGAAGGGCGTGGAACTGAACTGGGTGCAGCCGATCGGCGACCATTTCGGCACCCAGGTGAACTACACCTACGCC
This genomic interval carries:
- a CDS encoding LacI family DNA-binding transcriptional regulator, with protein sequence MRNATIKNVAEQAGVSLKTVSRVINNEPSVHARTREKVQRAIEALDYRPDPSARSLRSTRAYAVGLVYDNPNAHYVISMQSGVLGACRANGYGLQIHPCDSTSPRLADELVSLAAQARLAGMVLAPPMSEQPELIRKLAAAKIPFMRIISARKDPQDGYPCVYVDDRDAAYAITEHLIQLGHTRIGFLWGGRDHRSSPERYQGYEDALKDYGIALDRKLILPGDYSFDDGFRGARKLLALKDRPTAIFGSNDEIAAGVLAAAHSGGISVPWELSIAGFEDSPFSKQSWPALTTARQATEEIARHAAQRLIGNLQRAANGEPLEEGNEGFSPELVVRGSTAPLRGTPAKR
- a CDS encoding sugar MFS transporter, which encodes MASTQAAAPSERSYIGPMIMIGVLFFIMGFFTWLNGPLTIFVKLAFSLDDVSAFLIPVAFYLSYFVLALPSAAILKRTGMKRGMALGLFVMAVGAVMFGEFINLRNYHGALVGLFVIGAGLSLLQTSSNPYISILGPIDSAAQRIAFMGICNKFAGFLAPLVFGALVLSGIDTLDQQVKAAPTLAARDALLNGFAARVYAPYMAMAAVLVVLAIWVVRSNLPEIKPSGANDEHAIGHTGRSIFSFPHLWLGVLCLFVYVGVEVMAGDAIGIYGQGLGLPLDATKHFTAYTMFAMLLGYIVGLALIPRFVSQQRYLAVSAVLGVALTVGAYATAGYASVTFVAALGFANAMMWPAIFPLAIKGLGSHTEVGSAFLIMGIVGGALIPQVFVHLKEAINFQLAFLLVIVPCYLYILYYGLRGHRVGQRTG
- a CDS encoding glucokinase family protein produces the protein MTIPDSLAIASRKPRAHRAPRRLAAAEIGGSHVGEFASQRHAARTVPPTVPHGVLDQAEPFLAADVGGTHARIGLMRATPGEQPPVSVLHYHRYSCADWADLGTVLSDFMAQLPSAGHADLAARVRRCVVASAGVVLDDRIVNENLPWPVSIGALREQLKLAQLKVINDFEAVTWATQFLGMDETLPVIDVAQPAARGPVLVMGPGTGLGSAVLLPRASGHAQVLPTEAGQIALAPGNEREIEILRILARGRAYVSCEEALSGPGLLNVYHALCELRDCPVSLMTPAEVTGAALAGHDAAAKETLQVFCGLLGSFAGDLAMLYGASGGVFLAGGILPQIHGFLRASTFADRYFNKGVMRAWLQKVPVRLIEHGQLGVIGAAGWFLEERQGEQAMPPL
- a CDS encoding TonB-dependent receptor, translated to MNHRKTLLAASIVAGLCLSVGAYAQDGTQNTQTTNSQDGKTSGKKDVTQLNTVTVTGIRNSEELSLDTKQAAESHVEVVSAEDIGKLPAKNVADTIAQLPGVNIADAAGAEGGFDEADRASIRGSAPSLTLTTVNGHGIASGDWFVLGGGGTRSVSYAMLPSEVVSQVVVHKTSEANQLEGGAAGSIDIITRKPLEFAKPFSAEASVGGVYSDLPSSTKPQFSGLVNWKNDDNTFGILGQVFYEERELQRDGQEMLGYSYLPTGSVAANQLGLGAATPGSASTGVFYPNLPGAALFTQQRKRKGASVDLEWKPLDNLTLNLDGFYSHMDATDYNRNYMLRTRDQLPKDTLTSYTINGNVLTSAAMAPNSAISQGIYDMISRPGESESSQYVTLDAAWQATQNLSFKFQGGTTKGTGNTPTQNVMEMDTGYGEPASYAMNGLGKPVDWTLGGNNSAFNPATMGLDWIFGEQNIHVVDKEHWFQADGEFDFDDAGALSSLQFGVRYSRHTHDSPTDVAQGPNWASAVQFGQNSTIYPAAGGNYPSGFASDLGVGSMPGNIWYWTPAQLAAMNAAYANRAVTGDTSSRLYPNGMYSMTEKNDAAYMQLNFSGSNWGGNFGLRYVGTDENVGYTSPSIVEADHSAVQLTSAFYPNGWYWNYYKHHYSKLLPSFNLKFNLNSDGSLLARFAASQTLTRQDYGQLAGFLNLNDPVTASAIGSGSGANPYLKPLISTNFDASLEWYFAPRGLLSASVYEMDLHNYYDYGAVTRTYLNNYLTYNKTNNPTGAPIYSQYLVSVPVNVNGTLKGVELNWVQPIGDHFGTQVNYTYANGHSTGGTYLYNADGTLADNRAAGDRPLYGTSRDTVNVSGFYEDAHWNARINYTYRSAFYDGMMTNSGAGLPLLPYWQAGTGYLSASLGYKLNDNVSFSFDAMNLNNPKLRYYINGSQAGLGFSKAPEAFYVNGRQYYFNVNFKF